The following proteins are encoded in a genomic region of Alosa alosa isolate M-15738 ecotype Scorff River chromosome 10, AALO_Geno_1.1, whole genome shotgun sequence:
- the LOC125301616 gene encoding protein S100-B-like, translating into MTRASINASHGNMGYPNVVDQCIHPTHKEWFSSLASSADPAATLYLYIASSTSNMLSDMSDLENSMVSIINVFHKYSGHKCHLKKADLKDLINNEMSHFMKKVQDSETLDQIFTDLDQNGDLEIDFQEFIALIAMVTSACHDLDRPEHR; encoded by the exons ATGACCAGAGCATCCATTAACGCATCACATGGGAACATGGGGTATCCAAATGTGGTTGATCAGTGCATCCATCCCACTCACAAGGAGTGGTTCAGTAGCCTCGCTTCCTCTGCAGACCCAGCCGCCACTCTCTACCTCTACATTGCTTCTTCTACTTCCAACATGCTG AGCGACATGTCAGATCTTGAAAACTCAATGGTCTCCATCATTAATGTCTTCCACAAGTACTCAGGACACAAGTGCCACCTGAAGAAGGCTGATCTCAAGGACCTCATCAACAATGAGATGTCGCATTTTATGAAA AAAGTCCAGGACAGCGAGACGCTTGACCAGATTTTCACTGACCTCGATCAGAATGGAGACTTAGAGATCGACTTCCAAGAGTTCATAGCCCTTATCGCCATGGTGACATCAGCATGCCATGACCTCGACCGCCCTGAGCATCGCTAA